A single window of Senegalia massiliensis DNA harbors:
- a CDS encoding YqzL family protein, with translation MLRNDMWKIFEATGKIDAYLYCKIDSDNKEKIENKTFKSKLESDLHS, from the coding sequence ATGTTAAGAAATGATATGTGGAAAATATTTGAAGCTACTGGAAAAATAGATGCGTACTTATATTGTAAAATTGATAGTGATAACAAAGAAAAAATAGAAAATAAAACTTTTAAAAGCAAGTTAGAAAGTGATTTACACAGTTAA
- the recO gene encoding DNA repair protein RecO produces the protein MLFKVQGIVLKAINFNDWDKILTIYTKQHGKIQAIAKGVRRPKSKNISSTQVFSLSEFILYKGKKLYNLNQSETIKSYYPLRDNLEKLSYASYILELTNAGLIEEETNTKIFELLLKTLDIIVEEEKYDQITRAFELKFISYLGYRPHLINCVNCHKDLDNNIRFSVINSGALCNECKSTDRYSKKLDIQTLNIMKFLLFTSYEEILNIDIDKNTLKNIGEIMLLFISKNLDKTNFKSLNFINSLNI, from the coding sequence ATGTTATTTAAGGTTCAAGGGATAGTATTAAAAGCAATCAATTTTAATGATTGGGACAAAATACTTACTATATATACAAAACAACATGGTAAAATACAAGCTATTGCAAAAGGTGTAAGACGACCTAAAAGTAAAAATATATCATCAACACAAGTATTTTCATTAAGTGAATTCATATTATATAAAGGAAAAAAATTATATAATTTAAATCAAAGTGAAACTATTAAATCTTACTATCCTTTGAGAGATAATTTAGAAAAGTTATCCTATGCTTCATATATATTAGAATTAACTAATGCTGGTTTAATTGAGGAAGAAACAAATACAAAGATATTTGAACTTTTACTTAAAACTTTAGATATAATAGTAGAAGAAGAAAAATATGATCAAATTACTAGAGCATTTGAATTGAAGTTTATATCTTATTTAGGATATAGACCCCACTTAATAAATTGTGTAAATTGTCATAAAGATTTAGATAATAATATAAGATTTAGTGTAATAAATAGTGGAGCATTATGTAATGAATGTAAATCTACAGATAGATATTCAAAAAAATTAGATATACAAACTTTAAATATAATGAAGTTTTTGTTGTTTACTTCTTATGAAGAAATTTTAAATATAGATATAGATAAAAATACATTAAAAAATATAGGAGAAATAATGTTATTATTTATATCTAAAAATCTAGATAAAACAAATTTTAAATCTTTAAATTTCATAAATTCATTAAACATATAA
- a CDS encoding DUF4342 domain-containing protein: MEISLEKIDTIRERTGVSYKEAKESLERNGGNVVDALVEIENSEKDDGFNFNQKSEEIIATLKETVKKGNVTKIILERDGETMMNIPVTAGAIGAVLAPQLSALGIAAAMISKTTIKIVKEDGEIVSLNKLAGDTMNKFMGKGKKNKTETTGE; the protein is encoded by the coding sequence GTGGAAATAAGTTTAGAAAAAATTGACACAATAAGAGAGCGTACAGGTGTAAGTTATAAAGAGGCAAAGGAATCACTTGAAAGAAATGGTGGAAATGTTGTAGATGCATTGGTTGAAATTGAAAATAGTGAAAAAGATGATGGATTTAATTTTAATCAAAAAAGTGAAGAAATAATAGCAACTCTAAAAGAAACAGTTAAAAAAGGAAATGTAACTAAGATAATATTAGAAAGGGATGGAGAAACTATGATGAATATCCCTGTGACAGCAGGTGCAATAGGAGCTGTTCTTGCTCCCCAACTTTCAGCACTTGGTATAGCAGCAGCTATGATATCTAAAACAACTATTAAAATAGTAAAAGAAGATGGAGAAATTGTTAGCTTAAATAAATTAGCTGGTGATACTATGAATAAATTCATGGGAAAAGGCAAAAAAAATAAAACTGAAACTACTGGAGAATAA
- the glyQ gene encoding glycine--tRNA ligase subunit alpha codes for MYLQDLMLKLQKYWGEKGCIIMQAYDVEKGAGTMNPNTFLRALGPEPWQVVYVEPSRRPADARYGENPNRVYQHHQLQVIIKPSPEDIQELYLESLKVIGIDPLKHDIRFVEDNWEAPTLGAWGLGWEVWLDGMEITQFTYFQQVGGINCELESAELTYGLERIAMYLQDVDNIFDINWTKDIKYGEIFKQAEFEHSVYSFEKAKKDVLFNLFSVYENEAKALIDEGLVYPAYDYVLKCSHAFNILDARGAISVTERTGYISRVRNLARLIASKYIEKREALGFPLLKEEK; via the coding sequence TTGTATTTACAAGACCTTATGTTAAAATTACAAAAATACTGGGGAGAAAAAGGATGCATTATAATGCAAGCTTATGATGTGGAAAAGGGTGCTGGCACAATGAATCCCAATACATTTTTAAGGGCGTTAGGACCTGAACCATGGCAAGTGGTGTATGTAGAGCCTTCAAGAAGACCTGCAGATGCAAGATATGGTGAAAATCCAAATAGAGTATATCAACATCATCAGTTACAAGTAATTATTAAACCTTCTCCAGAGGACATACAAGAATTATACTTAGAAAGTTTAAAAGTTATAGGAATAGACCCATTAAAACATGATATTAGATTTGTAGAAGATAATTGGGAAGCACCTACACTTGGAGCATGGGGCCTTGGTTGGGAAGTTTGGCTTGATGGTATGGAAATAACTCAGTTTACATATTTTCAACAAGTTGGAGGTATAAATTGTGAGCTTGAATCAGCTGAATTAACTTATGGATTAGAAAGAATAGCAATGTATCTTCAAGATGTAGATAATATATTTGACATAAATTGGACAAAAGATATTAAGTATGGAGAAATATTTAAACAAGCAGAATTTGAGCATTCAGTATATAGTTTTGAAAAAGCAAAAAAAGATGTATTATTTAATTTATTTTCAGTATATGAAAATGAAGCTAAAGCATTAATAGACGAAGGGTTAGTATATCCAGCTTATGATTATGTATTAAAGTGCTCACATGCATTTAATATATTAGATGCAAGAGGTGCAATTTCAGTAACTGAAAGAACTGGATATATATCAAGAGTAAGAAATTTAGCAAGACTCATTGCCTCTAAATATATAGAAAAAAGAGAAGCATTAGGATTTCCATTGTTAAAGGAGGAAAAATAA
- the glyS gene encoding glycine--tRNA ligase subunit beta: MSKYLLEIGTEEIPYRFMENTLEQMKDNMQELLNENRVNYEKISTFGTPRRLVVFIEGISDMQSDLEETVKGPSKKIAFDDNNNPTKALLGFARGQGVDIDRIIIDEFNGEEYVFANKHVAGTNTKDILKKNMSDYIKKIHFPKPMKWGGKNIKFARPIRWLVSIFNSEIVEFDLEGIKGSNITRGHRFLGSNNIKIENTDEYFTKLKENYVIVDQEKRKEIIKTGCVKLAKEKGGNLLQDDELLEELTYIVEYPTPLRGRIKEEYLKLPKEVIITPMKEHQRYYPVIDDKGNLLPYFIAVRNGNSEHIDIVTKGNEKVLDARLEDAKFFYNEDVRRPLEEYVDSLKTIVYQEKLGTIFDKTQRINELSIDIAKELDLGEETEENIDRASLLSKADLVTKMVNEFTELQGIMGREYAKIAGENEIISLAIYEHYLPRFAGDSLPTTTAGAIISISDKLDSICGGFAIGMKPSGSQDPYGFRRLALGIINIILDKNLDLSLNSAIDDSLRIYIENELYFDVDKVKCQIMEFFNVRIKNMFIDKGIRYDIIDAVISTGNDNITDMEVRIEQLDKWSKNEDVEEILAAFNRVSKIAEKAETNEISVDLLKEEKEKSLYEKYIEIKTEVHENIQEKEYYEAIEKVAELRNPIDEFFDNVMVMVDDELIKNNRLALIKSIYNMMLEVCDLSKISRD; this comes from the coding sequence ATGAGTAAATATCTTTTAGAAATAGGAACAGAAGAAATACCATACAGATTTATGGAAAATACATTAGAACAGATGAAAGATAATATGCAAGAGCTATTAAATGAAAATAGAGTTAATTATGAAAAAATATCTACTTTTGGGACACCTAGAAGATTAGTTGTATTTATAGAAGGAATAAGTGATATGCAATCTGATTTAGAAGAAACTGTAAAAGGACCATCTAAAAAAATTGCATTTGATGACAATAATAACCCGACAAAAGCACTTTTAGGATTTGCTAGAGGACAAGGAGTAGATATAGACCGTATAATCATAGATGAATTCAATGGAGAAGAGTATGTATTTGCAAACAAGCATGTAGCAGGAACAAATACAAAAGATATTTTAAAGAAAAATATGAGTGATTATATAAAGAAGATTCATTTTCCTAAACCTATGAAATGGGGAGGAAAAAATATAAAGTTTGCAAGACCTATAAGATGGCTAGTTTCAATATTTAATAGTGAAATAGTAGAGTTTGATTTAGAAGGTATAAAAGGATCTAATATTACTAGAGGTCATAGGTTTTTAGGATCTAACAATATAAAAATTGAAAATACAGATGAGTATTTCACAAAGTTAAAAGAAAATTATGTAATAGTAGATCAAGAAAAAAGAAAAGAGATTATTAAAACTGGTTGTGTGAAACTGGCTAAAGAAAAAGGCGGAAATCTATTACAAGATGATGAATTATTAGAGGAATTAACTTATATAGTAGAGTACCCAACTCCACTAAGAGGTAGAATAAAAGAAGAGTATTTGAAATTACCTAAAGAAGTAATAATTACTCCTATGAAAGAACATCAAAGATATTATCCAGTAATAGATGATAAAGGTAATTTATTACCATATTTTATAGCAGTTAGAAATGGTAACTCAGAGCATATTGATATAGTTACAAAAGGTAATGAAAAAGTATTGGATGCAAGACTTGAAGATGCAAAATTCTTCTACAATGAAGATGTAAGAAGACCACTTGAAGAATATGTAGATAGTTTAAAAACAATTGTATATCAAGAAAAACTTGGTACAATATTTGATAAAACACAAAGAATAAACGAATTATCTATAGATATAGCAAAAGAGTTAGATCTAGGGGAAGAAACAGAAGAGAATATAGACAGAGCAAGTTTACTATCTAAAGCAGATTTAGTAACTAAAATGGTAAATGAGTTTACAGAACTTCAAGGTATAATGGGAAGAGAATATGCAAAAATAGCAGGAGAAAATGAAATAATAAGTCTAGCTATATATGAACATTATTTACCTAGATTTGCAGGAGACAGTCTTCCAACTACAACAGCAGGGGCAATTATTAGTATATCAGATAAATTAGATAGTATCTGTGGTGGTTTTGCTATAGGAATGAAACCATCAGGAAGTCAAGATCCATATGGATTTAGAAGACTTGCTTTAGGGATAATCAATATAATATTAGATAAAAATTTAGATTTATCACTAAATAGCGCCATAGATGATTCTCTTAGAATATATATTGAAAATGAATTATATTTTGATGTTGACAAAGTGAAGTGTCAAATAATGGAGTTCTTTAATGTGAGAATCAAAAATATGTTCATAGATAAAGGAATAAGATATGATATAATAGATGCTGTAATAAGTACTGGTAATGATAATATTACAGATATGGAAGTAAGAATAGAGCAACTAGATAAATGGAGTAAAAATGAAGATGTAGAAGAGATATTGGCTGCATTTAATAGAGTTTCAAAAATAGCTGAGAAAGCAGAAACTAATGAAATATCTGTAGACTTATTAAAGGAAGAAAAAGAAAAATCATTATATGAAAAATATATTGAAATAAAAACAGAAGTACATGAAAACATACAAGAAAAAGAGTATTATGAAGCTATAGAAAAAGTAGCAGAATTAAGAAATCCAATCGATGAGTTTTTTGATAATGTAATGGTTATGGTAGATGATGAATTGATAAAAAATAATAGACTTGCTTTAATTAAGAGCATATATAATATGATGCTTGAAGTTTGTGACTTATCTAAGATCTCAAGAGATTAA
- a CDS encoding helix-turn-helix transcriptional regulator, whose protein sequence is MKLSDRQEKIIEIVKENEPITSEAIAKRLKLTRATLRPDLSILTMSGILDARPKVGYFYSGKSDINIFRDKIESIKVGEIKSLPTVVDEETSVYDAIVTLFIDDVGSIFVTSEGYLTGIISRKDLLKSAIGGVDIEKVPVAVIMSRMPNIVYLEEKESVLEAAVKIIEHEVDSLPIVEINTDSTDDKKFKVVGKISKTNITKLFVDLGIEN, encoded by the coding sequence ATAAAACTTTCAGATAGGCAAGAAAAGATAATTGAAATTGTAAAAGAGAATGAACCTATAACTAGTGAGGCTATTGCTAAAAGGTTGAAACTAACTAGAGCTACATTAAGACCAGATTTATCTATTCTTACTATGAGTGGAATACTTGATGCAAGACCTAAAGTTGGATATTTTTATTCAGGTAAGTCAGATATAAATATATTTCGAGATAAAATAGAATCTATAAAAGTAGGAGAAATTAAATCTTTACCAACTGTAGTTGATGAAGAAACATCTGTATATGATGCCATAGTAACTCTTTTTATAGATGACGTAGGTAGTATATTTGTTACCTCAGAAGGATATTTAACTGGCATAATATCTAGAAAAGATTTACTCAAAAGTGCTATTGGTGGCGTTGATATAGAAAAGGTACCAGTTGCTGTAATAATGAGCAGGATGCCTAATATAGTATATTTGGAAGAAAAAGAATCTGTCCTTGAAGCAGCAGTGAAAATTATTGAGCATGAAGTTGATAGTCTTCCAATTGTGGAAATAAATACAGATAGTACAGATGATAAAAAATTTAAAGTTGTAGGAAAAATATCCAAAACAAATATAACTAAATTATTTGTAGATTTAGGGATAGAAAATTAA
- a CDS encoding pyruvate, water dikinase regulatory protein, whose product MEKSMVTYVLSDSIGETAEEVAEAAISQFNSGNFEMRRFPYITEKEQIIEILEEAKEENSIILFTIVVEELRRFLIEKSHEYNIKAVDIMEPILNAIESVVNIKPKREPGLIRKLDENYFQKVAAVEFAVKYDDGKDARGIKKADIVLIGVSRTSKTPLSMYLAHKNMKVANIPLLPEVKAPKELYEINPKKIIGLTANPIKLNEIRQERLKSLGLNNTANYASMERILREIEYAEELMKDLGCQIIDVSNKAVEETAGVILELLRENNNN is encoded by the coding sequence ATGGAGAAATCAATGGTAACATACGTATTATCTGACTCTATTGGTGAAACAGCAGAAGAAGTTGCAGAAGCAGCAATAAGTCAATTTAACTCTGGTAATTTTGAAATGAGAAGATTTCCATATATAACTGAAAAAGAACAAATAATAGAGATTTTAGAAGAAGCAAAAGAAGAGAATAGTATAATATTATTTACTATAGTAGTAGAAGAGCTAAGAAGGTTTTTAATAGAAAAATCTCATGAATATAATATAAAAGCAGTTGATATAATGGAACCTATACTAAATGCAATAGAATCTGTAGTAAACATAAAACCAAAAAGAGAACCAGGGTTAATAAGGAAACTAGACGAAAATTATTTTCAAAAAGTAGCAGCAGTAGAATTTGCAGTTAAATATGATGATGGAAAAGATGCAAGAGGCATAAAAAAGGCTGATATAGTTTTAATAGGTGTTTCTAGAACTTCTAAAACTCCTTTAAGTATGTATTTAGCACATAAGAATATGAAAGTTGCAAATATTCCTCTATTACCTGAAGTAAAAGCTCCAAAAGAATTATATGAAATAAATCCAAAGAAAATAATAGGTTTGACAGCAAATCCAATTAAGTTAAATGAAATTAGACAAGAAAGATTAAAGTCTTTAGGGTTAAATAATACAGCTAATTATGCTAGTATGGAAAGAATATTAAGAGAAATTGAATATGCTGAAGAATTAATGAAAGATTTAGGGTGTCAGATTATAGATGTATCGAATAAAGCAGTAGAAGAAACAGCAGGAGTTATATTAGAGCTATTAAGAGAAAATAATAATAATTAA
- a CDS encoding deoxyguanosinetriphosphate triphosphohydrolase produces MNLREKSQMLEQEILSPKATLSMDSKGREREEKECDIRTAFQRDRDRITHSKAFRRLKHKTQVFLSPEGDHYRTRLTHTLEVSQIIRTISRALSLNEDLSEAIALGHDLGHTPFGHTGERVLNRLNPKGFNHNEQSLRVVSFLETRKRDEKGLNLTYEVKDGILNHTGELKANTLEGQLLKYCDRIAYINHDIDDAMRAGILGKEDLPKDCIDILGKTHGERINTMIVDIIQNSMSNDFIKMSKQIEFYTNKLREFMFERVYLNKKAKKEEGKAEYIIEQLYKYYIKNSKKIPLEFRKNVGDKEDIVSDYIAGMTDRYAIKTFNNIFVPSPWHK; encoded by the coding sequence ATGAATTTAAGAGAAAAAAGTCAAATGTTAGAACAAGAAATTTTATCTCCTAAAGCTACTTTAAGCATGGACTCAAAAGGTAGAGAACGAGAAGAAAAAGAATGTGACATTAGAACAGCATTTCAAAGAGATCGTGATAGAATAACTCACTCAAAAGCTTTTAGACGATTAAAACATAAAACTCAAGTTTTTTTATCACCTGAAGGAGATCATTATAGAACAAGACTTACACATACCCTTGAAGTTTCACAAATAATTAGAACAATTTCAAGGGCTTTAAGTTTAAATGAAGATCTATCAGAAGCAATAGCTTTAGGTCATGATTTAGGTCATACTCCATTTGGACATACAGGTGAAAGAGTATTAAATAGATTGAATCCAAAGGGCTTTAACCATAATGAACAGAGTCTTAGAGTTGTTTCATTTTTGGAAACAAGAAAAAGAGATGAAAAAGGATTAAATTTGACTTATGAAGTTAAAGATGGAATATTAAATCATACAGGTGAATTAAAAGCTAACACATTAGAAGGACAATTGTTGAAATACTGCGATAGAATAGCATATATAAATCATGATATTGATGATGCTATGAGAGCAGGAATATTAGGAAAAGAAGATTTACCTAAAGATTGTATTGATATACTAGGTAAAACACATGGTGAAAGAATAAATACTATGATTGTAGATATAATCCAAAATAGTATGAGTAATGATTTTATAAAAATGAGTAAACAAATAGAATTTTATACAAATAAATTACGTGAATTTATGTTTGAAAGGGTATATTTAAATAAAAAGGCTAAAAAAGAAGAAGGTAAAGCAGAATATATAATTGAACAATTATATAAATATTATATTAAAAACTCAAAAAAAATTCCTTTAGAATTCAGAAAAAATGTAGGAGACAAAGAAGATATAGTTTCAGATTATATAGCTGGTATGACTGATAGATACGCCATTAAAACATTTAATAATATATTTGTACCATCCCCTTGGCATAAATAA
- a CDS encoding YaiI/YqxD family protein, with the protein MKILVDSDSCPVKDLAYKISSKYNIDILFITSISHYSINSEIDSSHYIYVDNFSEAADIEIMNRLGEDDIVISDDYGLASLVLSKKCYCISSKGYIYNNDNINSLLTRRYLSKEQRKLNKRVKSTNKKREKKDNKKFEEKFIKLICSIRRNKNFSGE; encoded by the coding sequence ATGAAAATATTAGTTGATTCTGACTCATGTCCTGTAAAAGATTTAGCTTATAAAATTTCAAGCAAATATAATATTGATATTTTATTCATAACAAGCATATCTCATTATTCTATAAACTCTGAAATAGATAGTTCTCATTATATATATGTAGATAATTTTTCAGAAGCTGCTGACATAGAAATAATGAATAGACTAGGTGAAGATGATATTGTCATATCTGATGATTATGGACTTGCTTCTTTAGTATTATCTAAAAAATGTTATTGTATATCTTCTAAAGGATATATATATAATAATGATAATATAAATAGTCTTTTAACTAGAAGATATTTAAGTAAAGAGCAAAGAAAATTAAATAAAAGAGTAAAATCTACAAATAAAAAGAGAGAAAAAAAAGACAATAAAAAGTTTGAAGAAAAATTTATAAAATTAATTTGTTCAATAAGAAGGAATAAGAATTTTTCTGGCGAATAA
- the dnaG gene encoding DNA primase, whose product MPYNFNDEVINEIRDANDIVEVISSYVDLKKAGTNYKGLCPFHNEKTPSFMVSPSKEIFHCFGCGEGGDVITFLMKHRNLNFIEALETLAHRANIELPENNNEEDKKKYEEREKLFELNREAALYYYRNLKQNKKALEYLKRRQINYNIINRFGIGFANDSWDDLFKYLKNKGFSTELIYKVGLIVKRKDKSGYYNRFRNRIIFPIINIRGKIIGFGGRVMDNTMPKYLNTPDTPIFNKGYNLYGINILKKNISYNRAILVEGYMDVISLNSHGISYSVASLGTAFTEKQAELLNKYAKEFYICYDSDAAGKRATDKALEVFHSIGIKPRVIILPKGKDPDDFIKERGIKAFEKAIDKSLNLIDYKIYSLKKKFDISTVEGKIKFTEEISTFLKKIKNEIELDVYLNEISNSTGISLDAIRNQIYNKNKSNYSNRNSSNIHYRHNRKDYIMPVEYKLESGHIASEKSILNLIINDHNIYEKLKDDFTYLDFLNKENRELAKIIYKEYSDSKKLDIDNLKTGLEENLSNRLDEILNLDSFVDDTDKAIQDYIYNINYYKLKIRREKIKKEIKDLGKKDNAEGEVQKLKELFMEFTEINKQLKMNH is encoded by the coding sequence ATGCCTTATAATTTTAATGATGAGGTAATAAATGAAATAAGAGATGCAAATGATATTGTAGAAGTTATTTCAAGTTATGTAGATCTTAAAAAAGCAGGTACTAACTATAAAGGTTTATGTCCTTTTCATAATGAAAAGACACCTTCTTTCATGGTGTCTCCATCTAAAGAAATATTTCATTGCTTTGGGTGTGGAGAAGGTGGAGATGTAATAACATTTTTAATGAAACATAGAAATTTAAATTTCATTGAAGCATTAGAGACTCTAGCTCATAGGGCAAATATTGAATTACCAGAAAATAATAACGAAGAAGATAAAAAGAAATATGAGGAAAGAGAAAAACTATTTGAACTAAATAGAGAAGCAGCTTTATATTACTATAGAAATCTAAAACAGAATAAAAAGGCATTAGAATATTTAAAAAGAAGACAAATTAATTACAATATTATAAATAGATTTGGTATAGGTTTTGCCAATGATAGTTGGGATGATCTATTTAAATATTTAAAAAATAAAGGGTTTTCTACTGAGCTTATATATAAAGTTGGATTAATAGTTAAAAGAAAAGATAAATCAGGATACTATAATAGATTTAGGAATAGAATAATATTTCCTATAATTAATATACGAGGTAAGATAATAGGATTTGGTGGAAGAGTAATGGATAACACCATGCCTAAGTATTTAAATACTCCTGATACTCCTATATTTAATAAAGGTTATAATTTATATGGTATTAATATTTTAAAAAAGAATATATCTTATAATAGAGCTATATTAGTAGAAGGTTATATGGATGTAATATCTCTCAATAGTCATGGCATAAGTTATTCTGTAGCATCACTTGGAACAGCATTTACTGAGAAGCAAGCTGAGTTACTAAATAAATATGCTAAAGAATTTTATATATGTTATGACTCAGATGCAGCCGGGAAACGAGCTACAGACAAGGCTTTAGAAGTATTTCACTCAATAGGTATAAAGCCAAGAGTTATAATATTACCTAAAGGAAAAGATCCAGATGACTTTATAAAAGAAAGAGGAATAAAAGCATTTGAAAAAGCAATAGATAAGTCATTAAATTTAATAGATTATAAAATATATAGTCTAAAGAAGAAATTTGACATATCAACAGTTGAAGGTAAAATTAAATTTACAGAAGAAATATCTACTTTTTTAAAAAAGATAAAAAATGAAATAGAACTAGATGTATATCTAAATGAAATCTCTAATAGTACAGGTATATCATTAGATGCTATAAGAAACCAAATCTATAATAAAAATAAATCTAATTACTCTAATAGAAATTCTTCTAACATTCATTATAGACATAATAGAAAAGATTATATAATGCCTGTAGAATATAAATTGGAATCAGGTCATATTGCATCAGAAAAAAGTATTTTAAATTTAATTATAAATGACCATAATATATATGAAAAACTAAAAGATGATTTCACTTATTTAGATTTTTTAAATAAAGAAAATAGAGAACTAGCTAAAATCATATATAAAGAATATAGTGATTCTAAAAAATTAGATATAGATAATCTAAAAACAGGGTTAGAAGAAAATTTATCTAATAGATTAGATGAAATTTTGAATTTAGATTCATTTGTTGATGATACTGATAAAGCAATCCAAGATTATATTTATAATATAAATTACTATAAATTAAAAATCAGAAGAGAAAAAATAAAAAAAGAAATTAAAGATCTTGGCAAAAAAGATAATGCTGAAGGAGAGGTTCAAAAATTAAAAGAGTTATTTATGGAATTCACAGAAATAAACAAGCAATTAAAGATGAATCACTAA
- the rpoD gene encoding RNA polymerase sigma factor RpoD produces the protein MSDKKNNTKSKKSNKTNKKDAVIKKIIAKGKKKGMLTYKEIIDPLEEVDLSPEEIDEIYQDIEDKGIDVVGDKEDDILLDNEEDNDDEKENKTPIISVPKGVSVDDPVRMYLKEIGKVPLLTAQEEVDLAKRMEAGDEEAKRRLSEANLRLVVSIAKRYVGRGMLFLDLIQEGNMGLIKAVEKFDYTKGYKFSTYATWWIRQAITRAIADQARTIRIPVHMVETINKLIRVSRQLLQDLGRDPSPEEIAKEMNLDEEKVREILKIAQEPVSLETPIGEEEDSHLGDFIPDEDVQAPSEAATFTMLKEQLVDVLHTLTDREQKVLRLRFGLDDGRARTLEEVGKEFDVTRERIRQIEAKALRKLRHPSRSKKLKDFLE, from the coding sequence ATGAGTGATAAAAAGAATAACACTAAAAGTAAAAAATCCAATAAAACGAATAAAAAGGATGCAGTCATAAAGAAAATCATTGCTAAAGGTAAAAAGAAGGGCATGTTAACATACAAAGAAATAATAGATCCATTAGAAGAGGTGGATTTATCCCCTGAAGAAATTGATGAAATATATCAAGACATAGAAGATAAAGGAATAGATGTAGTAGGTGATAAAGAGGATGATATATTACTTGACAATGAAGAAGACAATGATGATGAAAAGGAAAATAAAACACCTATAATAAGTGTTCCAAAAGGTGTAAGTGTAGATGATCCTGTAAGAATGTACCTAAAAGAAATAGGTAAAGTTCCTCTTTTAACAGCTCAAGAAGAAGTAGACTTGGCTAAGAGAATGGAAGCAGGAGATGAAGAGGCAAAAAGAAGGTTATCAGAAGCAAATTTAAGGTTAGTAGTTAGTATAGCTAAAAGATATGTTGGTCGCGGTATGCTCTTTTTAGATTTAATACAAGAAGGTAATATGGGCTTAATAAAAGCTGTAGAAAAGTTTGATTATACAAAGGGCTATAAATTTTCAACATATGCTACATGGTGGATAAGACAAGCAATAACAAGAGCTATTGCAGACCAAGCAAGAACAATAAGAATACCTGTTCATATGGTAGAAACAATAAATAAACTTATTAGAGTTTCACGTCAATTATTACAAGATTTAGGAAGAGATCCAAGTCCTGAAGAAATAGCAAAAGAAATGAATTTAGATGAAGAAAAGGTAAGAGAAATATTAAAAATAGCTCAAGAACCAGTATCTCTTGAAACACCTATAGGTGAAGAAGAAGATAGTCACTTAGGTGATTTTATACCTGATGAAGATGTTCAAGCACCATCTGAAGCGGCTACATTTACAATGTTAAAAGAACAATTAGTAGATGTATTACACACTCTTACTGATAGAGAGCAAAAAGTATTACGTTTGAGATTTGGATTAGATGATGGTAGAGCAAGAACTCTTGAAGAAGTTGGAAAAGAATTTGATGTTACTCGTGAAAGAATAAGACAAATTGAAGCAAAAGCTCTTAGGAAGTTAAGACATCCTAGTCGTAGCAAAAAATTAAAAGACTTTTTAGAATAA